GATTTATTGGGTCTCATACAGTAGTGGAGCTTCAGAATAAGGGATTTGAAGTGATTATAATAGATGATTGCTCTAATTCTGATGAAAAAGTGCTGGATGGTATTAAGGCCATTTCAGGGAAAAAACCAATTTTCGAAAAATTAGATTTAAAGGAAAAGCAAAAGGTAGAGGATTTCTTTCAAAGACATCAAGATGTAGCGGGTGTTATTCATTTTGCAGCATCTAAGGCAGTAGGGGAAAGTGTTGAAAAACCATTATTATACTACGAGAACAACATTGGAACCTTAGTTTATATTTTAAAAGAACTTTGTAATAAAAATAAAGCAAGTTTTATTTTTAGTTCTTCTTGTACCGTTTATGGACAGGCAGATAAAATGCCAATTACGGAGGATGCCCCTGTGAAGGTAGCTGAATCACCATATGGTAATACAAAACAAATGGGTGAAGAGATAATAGCCGATACTTGCAAAGTAACTCCAAGTTTAAATGCGATTGCATTACGTTATTTTAACCCTATGGGTGCGCACCCAAGTGGAGAAATAGGTGAATTGCCAAAGGGTGTGCCTCAGAACTTAGTTCCATTTATTACCCAAACGGGTATAGGTTTACGAGATGAATTATCCGTTTTTGGTGATGACTATCCTACTCCAGATGGCACGTGTATTAGAGACTACATATATGTAGTAGATTTAGCTAAAGCACATGTGGTTGCTTTGGAACGTTTGCTTAACGGAAAAAATGAATCTAATTATGAGGTATTTAATGTAGGAACAGGTACAGGTAGTTCTGTATTAGAGGCGATTCATAGTTTTGAAAAAGTATCTGGCAGAAAATTAAATTATAAAATAGTTGATAGAAGACCTGGTGATATTACTAGTGCTTATGCGGATACTACGAAGGCTAATAAAGTGTTAGGCTGGAAAGCTGAATATACTTTGGAAGAAGCCATGAATTACGCTTGGATCTGGGAACAGAAAATACGTGACTGATTTTTTAGGGCATAACACTATATATAAGGGGAAATATGGCTATATTTCCCCTTATTTAATTTAAAGATCATCTCTTATGAAAAATTATTTATTTCTTCTAATGCTACTGGTATTTTCAGTTACAACTGCTCAAGATACATATCTACAATGTGGAAAAATAGTTGATGTTGAATCTGGTAAAATCTTGTCTGAAAAAACAATAGTCATTTCAGAAAATAAGATAAAAGAGATTAAAAATGGTTTTGTTACAGGAAGTGATACGGACGAGGTAATAGATTTAAAATCGAAAACTATTTTACCAGGTTTTATAGATATGCATGTTCATATTGAAAGCGAATCTAGTCCGTCAAGATATTTAGAAGCTTTCACCATGAATGAGGCCGATGTGGCTTTTCAGTCGACCGTATATGCCAAAAAAACCTTGATGGCTGGTTTTACGACCGTACGTGATTTAGGTGGATCTGGTGTAAATATTGCTTTGAAGAAAGCTATAAATAAAGGTACAGTAGTCGGTCCACGTATTTTTACGGCAGGTAAATCACTGGCTACAACGGGTGGCCATGCAGATCCAACAAATGGTAGAAGCAATGAGTTAATGGGAGACCCAGGGCCAAAAGAGGGAGTGGTCAATTCTCCTGAGGATGGTAGAAAAGCTGTGCG
The genomic region above belongs to Maribacter hydrothermalis and contains:
- the galE gene encoding UDP-glucose 4-epimerase GalE, which codes for MKVLVTGGLGFIGSHTVVELQNKGFEVIIIDDCSNSDEKVLDGIKAISGKKPIFEKLDLKEKQKVEDFFQRHQDVAGVIHFAASKAVGESVEKPLLYYENNIGTLVYILKELCNKNKASFIFSSSCTVYGQADKMPITEDAPVKVAESPYGNTKQMGEEIIADTCKVTPSLNAIALRYFNPMGAHPSGEIGELPKGVPQNLVPFITQTGIGLRDELSVFGDDYPTPDGTCIRDYIYVVDLAKAHVVALERLLNGKNESNYEVFNVGTGTGSSVLEAIHSFEKVSGRKLNYKIVDRRPGDITSAYADTTKANKVLGWKAEYTLEEAMNYAWIWEQKIRD